One window of Streptococcus suis genomic DNA carries:
- a CDS encoding alpha/beta hydrolase, giving the protein MSYITTKNQYITVAGNQIAYRELGKGKSKLPLVMLVHLAATLDNWDPKLLDLLAEKEHIIVLDLPGVGASQGKVAPTIPGMAEQAHAIIKNLGHTKINLLGLSMGGFIAQEIVRLDSQMVNRLILAGTGPRGGVEVDKVTGKTFRYMLKAGMERVDPKRYIFYNHDEAGRLEAEKVLGRMGERKAEYADKDMNVPGFLTQLKAIKRWGRDPQDDMTFITQPTLIVNGDKDMQVPTENSYIMHEKIKNSQLIIYPNAGHGSIFQNADDFSTALIDFLEE; this is encoded by the coding sequence ATGTCTTATATCACAACTAAAAATCAATACATAACTGTCGCTGGCAATCAGATTGCCTACCGTGAACTAGGTAAAGGCAAGTCTAAACTGCCCTTGGTCATGTTAGTCCATTTGGCCGCAACCTTGGATAACTGGGATCCAAAATTGCTGGATTTACTGGCTGAAAAAGAGCACATCATCGTCCTTGATTTGCCTGGCGTCGGAGCCAGTCAAGGCAAGGTAGCTCCTACGATTCCAGGAATGGCAGAGCAGGCTCATGCTATTATCAAGAACTTGGGGCATACGAAAATTAACCTGCTCGGTCTTTCTATGGGTGGTTTTATTGCCCAAGAAATCGTCCGTCTTGATAGTCAAATGGTTAACCGCTTGATTCTAGCAGGAACAGGACCTCGTGGCGGTGTTGAAGTCGATAAGGTGACAGGAAAAACTTTTCGCTATATGCTGAAGGCTGGTATGGAGCGCGTGGATCCAAAACGCTACATTTTCTACAACCACGATGAAGCAGGCCGACTGGAAGCTGAAAAAGTTTTGGGTCGTATGGGAGAAAGAAAAGCCGAGTATGCAGACAAGGACATGAATGTCCCAGGATTTTTAACACAGCTGAAGGCAATCAAACGCTGGGGTAGAGATCCTCAAGACGATATGACCTTTATCACGCAACCAACGCTGATCGTCAACGGTGACAAGGATATGCAAGTTCCGACTGAGAACTCTTATATCATGCATGAGAAAATCAAAAACAGTCAACTCATCATCTATCCCAATGCAGGTCACGGGTCTATCTTCCAAAATGCAGATGACTTTTCAACAGCCTTGATAGACTTTTTGGAGGAATAG
- the tig gene encoding trigger factor, whose protein sequence is MSVSFEAKETNRGVLTFTIGQDAIKPELDRVFNKVKKDINLPGFRKGHLPRAVFNQKFGEEALYQDVVNALLPAAYEAAVAEAGLEVVAQPKIDVVSMEKGQDWTITAEVVTKPEVKLGDYKNLAVSVEATKEVTDEEVDAKIERERNNLAELVIKEGPAAEGDTVVIDFVGSIDGVEFDGGKGENFSLGLGSGQFIPGFEAQLVGHAAGEEVNVEVTFPEDYQAADLAGKPALFVTKIHEVKAKEVPALDDELAKDIDEEVETLDELKAKYRKELEAAKEVAFDDAVEAAALELAVENAEIVELPEEMIHEEVHRAINEFLGGMQQQGISPDMYFQITGTTREDLHKQYEADAEKRTKTNLVVEAVAKAEGFEATEEEINKEIEDLAATYKMEVAQVRSLLSPEMLKHDIAVKKAVEVITSTATVK, encoded by the coding sequence ATGTCTGTATCATTTGAAGCAAAAGAAACAAACCGCGGCGTTTTGACTTTCACAATCGGTCAAGATGCAATCAAACCAGAATTGGACCGCGTTTTCAACAAAGTTAAGAAGGATATCAATCTTCCAGGTTTCCGTAAAGGCCACTTGCCACGTGCCGTCTTCAACCAAAAATTTGGTGAAGAAGCACTTTACCAAGATGTAGTAAACGCTCTTTTACCAGCAGCTTATGAAGCAGCTGTTGCAGAAGCTGGTCTTGAAGTAGTTGCACAACCAAAAATCGACGTTGTGTCTATGGAAAAAGGCCAAGACTGGACAATCACTGCGGAAGTTGTGACAAAACCTGAAGTAAAATTGGGTGACTACAAAAACTTGGCAGTTTCAGTGGAAGCTACTAAAGAAGTAACAGATGAAGAAGTTGATGCAAAAATCGAGCGTGAGCGCAACAACTTGGCTGAATTGGTTATCAAAGAAGGTCCAGCAGCTGAAGGAGATACAGTTGTTATCGACTTTGTAGGTTCAATCGACGGCGTTGAATTTGACGGCGGTAAAGGTGAGAACTTCTCGCTTGGACTTGGTTCAGGTCAATTCATCCCAGGTTTCGAAGCACAATTGGTAGGCCACGCAGCTGGTGAAGAAGTAAACGTTGAAGTGACTTTCCCAGAAGACTATCAGGCAGCTGACCTTGCTGGTAAACCAGCCCTTTTCGTGACAAAAATCCACGAAGTAAAAGCAAAAGAAGTTCCAGCTTTGGATGACGAATTGGCAAAAGACATCGACGAAGAAGTAGAAACACTTGATGAGTTGAAAGCTAAGTACCGTAAAGAATTGGAAGCAGCAAAAGAAGTTGCCTTTGACGATGCAGTTGAAGCAGCAGCTCTTGAATTGGCTGTAGAAAACGCTGAAATCGTTGAATTGCCAGAAGAAATGATCCACGAAGAAGTTCACCGTGCAATCAACGAATTCTTGGGTGGTATGCAACAACAAGGTATCTCACCAGACATGTACTTCCAAATCACTGGTACAACTCGTGAAGACCTTCATAAACAATACGAAGCAGATGCTGAAAAACGCACTAAGACAAACTTGGTTGTTGAAGCAGTAGCGAAAGCAGAAGGTTTCGAAGCAACTGAAGAAGAAATCAACAAAGAAATCGAAGACTTGGCAGCGACTTACAAGATGGAAGTGGCACAAGTTCGTAGCTTGCTTTCACCAGAAATGCTTAAACACGACATCGCTGTGAAGAAAGCCGTAGAAGTGATCACAAGCACTGCAACTGTAAAATAG
- a CDS encoding DUF1349 domain-containing protein — MNTKDFYWVREPENYQISDKEIRITTQAHTDLWQKTYYHFVNDNAPLLLMDTEEEYFSFTVKTDFSNSHTRFDQCGVVVYQDSENWIKGSIEYENEEFQHLGSVVTNHGFSDWATQEIPASVKSIYYRLSRRGSDFCIENSKDGVHFEQMRICHLHEGGGKIHFGIYACSPEDSSFEAVFTEMSLTDCKWLAHDGQQPD, encoded by the coding sequence ATGAACACAAAAGATTTTTACTGGGTACGAGAACCGGAAAACTACCAGATTTCAGACAAGGAAATCAGAATCACAACCCAAGCCCATACGGACTTGTGGCAGAAGACCTACTACCATTTTGTCAATGACAATGCTCCCCTGTTATTGATGGACACGGAGGAAGAGTATTTTTCCTTTACGGTTAAGACAGATTTTTCCAATAGCCATACCCGCTTTGACCAGTGTGGTGTCGTGGTTTATCAGGATTCGGAAAACTGGATTAAGGGCTCGATTGAGTATGAAAATGAGGAGTTTCAGCACTTGGGCAGTGTCGTGACCAATCACGGATTTTCAGACTGGGCAACTCAGGAGATACCTGCTTCTGTCAAGTCTATCTATTACCGTTTGAGCCGACGGGGTAGTGATTTCTGCATTGAAAACTCTAAAGATGGTGTCCATTTTGAGCAGATGCGGATTTGCCACTTACATGAAGGCGGTGGAAAAATCCATTTTGGAATCTATGCCTGCTCGCCAGAAGACTCTTCCTTTGAAGCTGTCTTTACAGAAATGAGTTTGACAGACTGCAAATGGCTAGCCCACGACGGTCAACAACCAGACTAG
- a CDS encoding Rrf2 family transcriptional regulator, with product MDTKFSVALHILTMISESSDVMTSQALATSVGTNASYIRKVIALLKNAGIIQSHQGKAGYELSKDPSDISLLDIYYATQEVTHIQLFQQHQHANQSCPVGRHIAGAVQPIFATIEQDLQDRLSQESLAQVIANLYQEAKKSN from the coding sequence ATGGATACCAAATTTTCAGTAGCTTTGCATATCTTGACCATGATTAGCGAGAGTAGTGATGTCATGACGTCGCAGGCCTTGGCAACCAGTGTCGGTACCAATGCCAGTTATATCCGCAAGGTCATCGCTCTCTTGAAGAATGCAGGCATCATACAGTCCCATCAGGGCAAGGCTGGCTATGAGTTGAGCAAGGATCCGTCGGACATCAGCCTCCTGGACATCTACTATGCCACCCAGGAAGTCACGCATATCCAGCTCTTTCAGCAGCACCAACACGCCAATCAATCCTGCCCAGTTGGTCGGCACATTGCAGGGGCTGTCCAGCCAATCTTTGCGACCATTGAGCAGGATTTGCAGGATAGATTATCCCAAGAAAGCTTGGCCCAGGTCATTGCTAACTTGTATCAAGAGGCAAAAAAATCCAACTGA
- a CDS encoding DUF1761 domain-containing protein, producing the protein MTLIFGIVAGLIAFAIGGLWYGLIFRDAWIKASGIDMAKVEADRQAGKNGQKEMVISLVIEVLTAIITIFFIKTLGVSPLHAAGGMGVIAVLASLKNYVFEQRPINLILINESYKLVCYLVVGILALFA; encoded by the coding sequence ATGACACTTATTTTTGGAATTGTGGCAGGTCTGATTGCCTTTGCCATCGGTGGTTTGTGGTATGGTTTGATTTTCCGCGATGCTTGGATCAAGGCTTCAGGCATTGACATGGCTAAGGTAGAAGCAGATCGTCAGGCTGGAAAAAATGGCCAGAAGGAAATGGTGATTTCCCTTGTCATTGAAGTGCTGACTGCCATCATTACTATTTTCTTCATCAAGACCCTCGGTGTTTCACCGCTTCACGCAGCTGGCGGCATGGGCGTAATTGCGGTCCTTGCTTCATTGAAAAACTACGTCTTTGAGCAACGTCCTATCAACCTCATCCTCATCAACGAAAGTTACAAGCTGGTCTGCTACCTGGTAGTCGGTATTCTGGCTCTATTTGCATAA
- a CDS encoding aromatic acid exporter family protein yields MSLSLRTIKLKFATVLAIYLATALGLSYATAAGIIAILSVLDTRKSSFKMARNRLFSTLLALTIAVLTFALFGFGIWTLGIYLALYVPLAYRFNWEAGIAPSTVLVTHLLLEQDISLIFLGNELTLFLIGAGSALISNVYMPSQDQQIQAYHVQVEDLLKQILLRFEAFLLQGDGRNEAELINQLDQTLEEALKVVYLDRYNQVFHRTNYQVHYFEMRAAQSKILRTMAKTINKCFLESRENIILASLFERTAQQLSRENSAQDLLLDIELFHAMFRERPLPQTREEFETRATLFQLLHDMEHFIQLKVDFYEVYKDQEPSV; encoded by the coding sequence ATGTCCCTCTCCCTCCGCACCATCAAACTGAAATTTGCCACCGTCCTAGCCATTTACCTAGCGACCGCCCTGGGTTTGTCCTATGCGACGGCAGCTGGCATCATCGCCATTCTCAGCGTCCTCGACACCCGCAAGTCCAGCTTCAAAATGGCTCGCAACCGTCTCTTCTCCACCCTCCTGGCCCTAACCATAGCCGTCCTGACCTTTGCTCTCTTCGGCTTCGGCATCTGGACCCTGGGCATCTACCTAGCCCTCTACGTCCCTCTGGCCTACCGTTTCAACTGGGAGGCAGGCATTGCCCCATCGACCGTCCTCGTCACCCATCTCTTGCTTGAGCAGGATATTTCGCTGATTTTTTTGGGAAATGAGCTGACGCTTTTTCTGATTGGGGCAGGGAGTGCCCTGATTTCCAATGTCTACATGCCCTCGCAGGACCAGCAGATTCAAGCCTATCATGTTCAAGTTGAGGACTTGCTCAAGCAGATTCTCCTGCGTTTTGAGGCCTTCCTGCTCCAGGGAGACGGGCGTAACGAGGCAGAATTGATCAATCAGCTGGACCAGACCCTGGAAGAGGCCTTGAAAGTCGTCTACCTGGACCGCTACAACCAGGTCTTCCACCGCACCAATTACCAGGTCCATTATTTTGAAATGCGGGCTGCCCAAAGCAAAATCCTACGCACCATGGCCAAGACCATCAATAAATGCTTCCTGGAGAGCCGGGAAAATATTATTTTGGCCAGCCTCTTTGAACGAACCGCCCAGCAACTGAGTCGGGAAAATTCTGCCCAGGACCTCCTGCTCGACATCGAGCTCTTTCACGCCATGTTCCGCGAGAGGCCTCTCCCTCAGACACGGGAAGAATTTGAAACCAGGGCCACCCTCTTCCAACTTCTCCACGACATGGAACACTTTATCCAACTCAAGGTTGATTTTTACGAAGTTTATAAAGACCAAGAACCGTCGGTTTAA
- the truA gene encoding tRNA pseudouridine(38-40) synthase TruA produces MTRFKAIISYDGHDFSGFQRQPHARTVQEEIEKTLVRLNSGQPVTVHGAGRTDAGVHAYGQVIHFDLAGSRDAEKLRFALDTQTPEDIDVVSVEQVADEFHCRYAKHSKTYEFLVDIGRPKNPMMRHYATFYPYDLDLSLIEEAIQDLVGTHDFTGFTASGTSVEDKVRTITAATMEYDQRRQFLIFTFSGNGFLYKQVRNMVGTLLKIGNGRMPVGQIKRILAEKDRGLAGPTAAGNGLYLKEIIYED; encoded by the coding sequence ATGACACGATTTAAGGCAATTATTTCCTACGACGGACATGACTTTTCTGGTTTTCAACGCCAGCCCCATGCCCGTACAGTTCAGGAAGAAATCGAAAAAACACTAGTAAGACTAAACAGTGGCCAGCCGGTGACAGTGCATGGTGCGGGTCGGACAGACGCAGGAGTGCACGCTTATGGTCAGGTGATTCATTTTGACTTGGCTGGCAGTCGAGATGCTGAGAAGCTCCGCTTTGCCCTAGATACTCAAACCCCTGAGGATATTGATGTGGTCAGTGTGGAGCAGGTGGCGGATGAATTTCATTGCCGCTATGCTAAGCACAGCAAGACCTACGAGTTTCTGGTGGATATTGGGCGGCCTAAGAATCCCATGATGCGCCACTATGCGACCTTTTATCCCTATGATTTGGACTTGAGCTTGATAGAAGAAGCTATTCAGGACTTGGTGGGGACCCATGATTTTACAGGCTTTACAGCTTCTGGGACCTCGGTCGAGGATAAGGTACGGACCATCACAGCGGCGACAATGGAGTATGACCAGCGGCGGCAGTTTTTGATTTTTACCTTTTCGGGCAACGGTTTTTTGTACAAGCAGGTGCGGAATATGGTTGGGACCTTACTGAAAATCGGTAACGGTCGCATGCCCGTTGGGCAAATCAAGCGGATTTTGGCAGAAAAGGATCGTGGCTTGGCGGGTCCGACTGCGGCAGGTAACGGCCTCTATCTAAAGGAGATTATCTATGAAGACTAA
- a CDS encoding bifunctional hydroxymethylpyrimidine kinase/phosphomethylpyrimidine kinase, translating to MKTKYILALSGNDIFSGGGLHADLTTYTVHGLHGFVAVTCLTAMTEKGFEVIPTDAAVFAQQLASLKDVPFSAIKIGLLPTVDIAEQALEFIKTHQEIPVVLDPVLVCKETHDTEVSQLRDELLKFLPYVSIITPNLAEAQLLLQKDIKTVEEMKQAAVALYDLGAKAVVIKGGNRLGGSEAVDVYYDGQEVVVLQSPLLSENNVGAGCTFASSIASQLLLGQDPLEAVKLSKDFVHAAILKSDQYGVIQYEK from the coding sequence ATGAAGACTAAGTATATTTTGGCGCTTTCGGGCAACGATATTTTCAGCGGTGGCGGTCTCCATGCAGACCTGACCACCTACACTGTCCATGGTCTACATGGCTTTGTGGCGGTGACCTGCTTGACAGCTATGACGGAAAAAGGTTTTGAGGTCATTCCGACAGATGCAGCGGTATTTGCCCAGCAGCTGGCTAGTTTGAAGGATGTGCCCTTCTCTGCGATTAAGATTGGCTTGCTTCCCACGGTGGACATAGCAGAGCAGGCCTTGGAGTTTATCAAGACTCACCAGGAGATTCCTGTAGTCTTGGATCCAGTCTTGGTCTGCAAGGAAACGCACGATACTGAGGTCAGCCAGTTGCGAGATGAACTCTTAAAATTCCTTCCCTATGTCAGCATCATCACGCCTAATCTGGCAGAAGCTCAGCTATTGCTCCAAAAAGACATCAAAACGGTGGAGGAGATGAAGCAGGCGGCAGTGGCTTTGTATGACTTGGGAGCCAAGGCGGTGGTCATCAAGGGAGGCAATCGACTGGGTGGCTCAGAAGCGGTCGATGTTTACTATGACGGACAGGAAGTGGTCGTGCTCCAGTCGCCTCTGTTGTCAGAAAACAATGTGGGGGCAGGCTGTACCTTTGCGTCCAGCATTGCCAGCCAGCTTTTGCTGGGTCAAGATCCTTTAGAGGCAGTCAAATTATCCAAGGACTTTGTCCATGCAGCCATCTTAAAATCAGATCAATATGGGGTGATTCAGTATGAGAAATAA
- the ugpC gene encoding sn-glycerol-3-phosphate ABC transporter ATP-binding protein UgpC: MVQLNLKNIYKKYPNSEHYSVEDFNLDIKDKEFIVFVGPSGCGKSTTLRMIAGLEDITEGEAYIDGVLMNDVAPKDRDIAMVFQNYALYPHMTVFDNMAFGLKLRKYSKDEIKKRVEEAAQILGLTEFLERKPADLSGGQRQRVAMGRAIVRDAKVFLMDEPLSNLDAKLRVSMRTEIAKIHRRIGATTIYVTHDQTEAMTLADRIVIMSATKNPAGTGTIGRIEQIGSPEELYNRPVNKFVASFIGSPAMNFFTVTLQDGVLVGDGFKVDLPEGRRKHLEEKGYNGKSFTLGIRPEDIKASQLELDTYPSSIVEAEVVVSELLGAETMLYSKVGSTEFVSRVDARDYHNPGDKVRLTFNLNKAHFFDDETSKAIV, encoded by the coding sequence ATGGTTCAATTAAATTTAAAAAACATTTACAAAAAATACCCAAACAGTGAGCACTACTCTGTTGAAGACTTTAACTTGGACATCAAGGACAAGGAATTTATCGTATTCGTAGGTCCTTCAGGATGTGGTAAGTCAACAACTCTTCGTATGATTGCTGGTTTGGAAGATATCACAGAAGGGGAAGCCTACATCGACGGCGTTCTCATGAACGATGTGGCTCCAAAAGACCGCGATATTGCCATGGTATTCCAGAACTATGCCCTCTACCCACACATGACTGTCTTTGACAACATGGCCTTTGGTTTGAAATTGCGTAAGTACAGCAAGGATGAAATCAAAAAACGTGTGGAAGAAGCGGCACAAATCCTTGGATTGACAGAATTCTTGGAACGCAAACCAGCTGACCTTTCAGGAGGACAACGCCAACGTGTTGCCATGGGGCGTGCCATCGTTCGTGATGCCAAAGTATTCTTGATGGATGAGCCTTTGTCAAACTTGGATGCCAAATTGCGTGTATCCATGCGTACTGAGATTGCCAAAATCCACCGCCGTATCGGTGCGACAACCATCTACGTAACCCACGACCAAACAGAAGCCATGACCTTGGCAGACCGTATCGTTATCATGTCTGCAACTAAAAACCCAGCAGGTACAGGTACAATCGGTCGTATCGAACAAATCGGTAGCCCAGAAGAGCTCTACAACCGCCCTGTTAACAAGTTTGTTGCTAGCTTCATCGGTAGCCCAGCTATGAACTTCTTCACAGTGACGCTTCAAGATGGCGTTCTTGTTGGAGATGGTTTCAAAGTGGATCTTCCAGAAGGACGTCGCAAACATTTGGAAGAAAAAGGCTACAATGGCAAATCATTTACTCTCGGTATCCGTCCAGAAGATATCAAGGCTTCTCAGTTGGAATTGGACACCTACCCTTCTTCCATCGTAGAAGCAGAAGTGGTGGTATCTGAGCTTCTCGGTGCAGAAACCATGCTTTACTCTAAAGTAGGTAGCACAGAGTTTGTATCTCGTGTTGATGCACGCGACTACCACAACCCAGGAGACAAAGTTCGCTTGACCTTCAACCTCAACAAAGCACACTTCTTTGATGATGAAACAAGCAAGGCGATTGTCTAA
- a CDS encoding PASTA domain-containing protein, with translation MDQWMRDFEERQRHDELKQKMDAQTSAMNSQAIALQKQNNILQKEHERQIEKEFKDRIFQLRLHLAQVTDESQQFVIQQMLSEAEEDYENYQREQAEKRLAEAKRRKIWLIISSVVAVLGMAGLYFVYQDISQVTVPELYGIELSEAKAILYEEGLKVGTITEVGGQSVQPGNVSMSSPSGGNKVKRGSSVNLVVAEDTDGTIVVEESSTSEVSTSKTAGSSQASSQSQVGSAVQLFTVDIKKQGLVIRQEPSLSGEVVTNIEPGTYTIVETTQKEGHSWGRLKSGQGWISLTDLHNPVPQVDTKNLTTDQVKAWVMDDLFSRSVMIEKYRKDQVVISVRMAEDGLVYADVTVPSDPNFEPRDWSYRINSRGELEASEYDTDPEQGGVNWYVAQHYYLENSVN, from the coding sequence ATGGATCAATGGATGCGAGATTTTGAAGAGCGGCAGAGACATGATGAATTGAAGCAAAAAATGGATGCTCAAACCTCTGCTATGAACTCTCAAGCAATAGCACTTCAAAAACAAAATAACATTTTGCAAAAAGAGCATGAGCGTCAAATTGAAAAAGAGTTTAAGGACAGAATTTTTCAATTACGATTGCATTTAGCACAGGTTACGGATGAGAGTCAACAATTTGTCATCCAGCAAATGCTTAGCGAAGCTGAGGAAGATTATGAGAATTATCAAAGAGAGCAAGCTGAGAAACGTTTGGCAGAGGCAAAAAGACGAAAGATATGGCTAATCATTTCAAGTGTTGTGGCTGTGTTAGGAATGGCTGGTTTATATTTTGTCTACCAAGATATTTCTCAAGTTACAGTTCCTGAATTATATGGTATTGAGCTATCTGAAGCTAAGGCTATACTGTATGAAGAGGGGTTAAAGGTCGGGACAATAACAGAAGTTGGTGGACAGTCGGTTCAGCCTGGGAATGTCTCAATGTCTTCTCCAAGTGGAGGAAATAAGGTAAAGAGAGGAAGTTCAGTCAATCTAGTTGTTGCAGAAGATACAGATGGAACGATTGTGGTTGAAGAGAGCTCGACTAGCGAAGTATCAACTAGCAAGACTGCTGGAAGTTCGCAAGCTTCTAGCCAGTCTCAAGTAGGTAGCGCCGTTCAATTGTTTACTGTGGATATTAAAAAACAAGGACTGGTTATTCGTCAGGAACCTAGTTTATCTGGAGAAGTTGTGACCAATATAGAACCTGGAACGTACACGATAGTTGAGACGACTCAAAAGGAAGGACATAGTTGGGGCAGATTAAAGTCAGGACAGGGGTGGATTTCGTTGACAGATTTGCATAATCCTGTACCGCAGGTTGATACCAAAAACTTAACGACAGATCAAGTAAAAGCTTGGGTTATGGATGATTTATTTAGCCGTAGCGTCATGATTGAAAAGTATCGAAAAGACCAGGTTGTCATAAGTGTTCGCATGGCTGAGGATGGTTTAGTTTATGCAGATGTAACTGTTCCATCAGACCCTAATTTTGAACCACGAGATTGGAGTTATCGGATCAATAGTCGTGGGGAGTTAGAGGCAAGCGAATATGATACAGATCCGGAACAAGGGGGTGTCAACTGGTATGTTGCCCAACATTATTATTTGGAAAACAGTGTGAACTAA
- a CDS encoding NADP-dependent oxidoreductase, producing the protein MKAAQHTSYNKNNIVLNLTDIAKPNIKPDQVLIKVTAAGVNPLDNMISRGDVKMIVPYKLPQTAGNEVVGLVEEVGSSVTNFAVGARVFGRLPLDNIGAFAEYVAVEAAALAKVPAYLTDVEAAAVPLTALTIMQALDLMGAEAGKTIFISGGTGGVGGMAIPIAKAKGLTVITNGDGANAERVLALGADQFIDYKTEDYTKTLSQIDYVLDTLGGAETEKQMSIMKKGGQLVSLRAMPNGEFAKRMNLPKWKQFLFGLVGRKFDKMAESYGVHYHFIFVESNGQQLQEVADIFSKLEIKPSIDTVYPFEEVNAALDKVANGRSRGKTVLSFK; encoded by the coding sequence ATGAAAGCAGCACAACATACATCTTATAACAAAAACAATATCGTACTTAACCTAACAGACATTGCTAAGCCAAACATCAAACCAGACCAGGTCCTTATCAAAGTGACCGCAGCAGGTGTCAATCCTTTGGACAACATGATTTCTCGTGGAGATGTCAAGATGATTGTCCCTTACAAATTGCCACAAACAGCGGGCAATGAGGTCGTTGGCTTGGTGGAAGAAGTCGGCTCAAGCGTGACCAATTTTGCAGTTGGTGCCCGTGTCTTTGGTCGTCTTCCTCTCGACAATATCGGTGCCTTTGCCGAGTATGTAGCGGTGGAGGCTGCTGCACTTGCTAAAGTTCCTGCCTATCTGACGGATGTGGAAGCGGCTGCCGTTCCCCTGACTGCCCTGACCATTATGCAGGCATTGGACCTCATGGGTGCAGAGGCTGGCAAGACCATTTTCATCTCAGGTGGTACAGGCGGTGTCGGTGGTATGGCCATTCCCATTGCCAAAGCCAAGGGTTTGACGGTCATTACCAACGGTGATGGGGCAAATGCAGAGCGGGTATTGGCGTTGGGTGCCGACCAGTTTATCGACTACAAGACAGAAGATTACACTAAAACCCTCTCCCAAATCGACTATGTACTGGACACACTTGGCGGTGCAGAAACCGAAAAACAAATGTCGATTATGAAAAAAGGCGGTCAGTTGGTTTCCCTCCGTGCTATGCCAAATGGCGAATTTGCCAAACGCATGAACCTACCAAAATGGAAACAATTCCTCTTTGGTTTGGTTGGTCGCAAATTTGACAAGATGGCGGAAAGCTACGGTGTGCACTACCATTTCATCTTCGTAGAAAGCAATGGTCAACAGTTGCAAGAGGTAGCAGACATTTTCAGCAAGTTAGAAATCAAACCGTCTATCGATACCGTTTATCCATTTGAAGAAGTCAACGCAGCCTTGGACAAGGTCGCAAACGGTCGCTCACGTGGAAAAACTGTCCTCAGTTTTAAATAG
- a CDS encoding TIGR01440 family protein — protein sequence MSLKEIKEETKQVVEEILELSNLQKGQIFVLGLSSSEVIGGHIGKNSSLEVGEAVVETILDILTPKGIYLAVQGCEHLNRALVVERELAIQKDLEMVNVLPTLHAGGSGQLAAFKYMKDPVEVEFITAQAGVDIGDTAIGMHIKHVQVPIRPSLREIGQAHVTALASRPKLIGGARAAYLEDQIRKN from the coding sequence ATGTCATTAAAGGAAATTAAGGAAGAGACCAAGCAAGTTGTCGAAGAAATTTTAGAACTCAGCAATCTTCAAAAGGGTCAGATTTTTGTCCTAGGTTTGTCTTCTAGTGAGGTCATTGGTGGGCATATTGGCAAAAATTCCAGTCTGGAAGTTGGCGAAGCCGTTGTCGAAACCATTCTAGATATTTTGACACCAAAGGGCATTTACCTAGCTGTCCAAGGCTGTGAGCACCTCAATCGTGCCTTGGTAGTGGAGCGGGAATTGGCTATCCAGAAAGATTTGGAAATGGTCAATGTCCTCCCCACCCTTCATGCAGGAGGGTCTGGACAGTTGGCAGCCTTCAAGTATATGAAGGATCCAGTCGAAGTGGAATTTATCACCGCTCAGGCGGGTGTGGACATCGGTGATACGGCGATTGGGATGCACATCAAGCACGTCCAAGTGCCAATTAGACCGAGCTTGCGTGAGATCGGCCAGGCCCATGTTACAGCTCTTGCCAGCCGTCCTAAACTGATCGGCGGTGCCCGTGCAGCTTATCTGGAAGATCAAATACGGAAAAATTAA
- a CDS encoding ECF transporter S component produces the protein MRNKKTQELVLLAILTALSLVLAFVHVPTATGFVTLLDVGVYFTAFYLGKKEGAIVGGLSGLLIDFLLGYPQWAFFSLLFHGTQGYFAGWKGKSRYLGLALASISMVGGYYLASRLYFNDLKAIESVLSNTLQNTVGLVVGYILAQAIERIGAVNHVIKGN, from the coding sequence ATGAGAAATAAAAAGACGCAAGAACTGGTATTGCTGGCTATTTTAACTGCCTTGAGTTTGGTATTAGCCTTTGTTCATGTGCCAACTGCAACTGGTTTTGTGACACTTTTGGATGTTGGGGTGTATTTTACAGCCTTTTACTTGGGTAAGAAAGAAGGAGCCATTGTTGGCGGACTGTCAGGGCTTCTGATTGATTTTTTGTTGGGCTATCCCCAGTGGGCTTTCTTTAGCTTGCTTTTCCACGGTACTCAGGGTTATTTTGCAGGATGGAAAGGTAAAAGTCGTTATCTTGGGCTTGCTCTAGCGAGTATTAGCATGGTTGGAGGTTATTATCTAGCTTCTCGACTTTATTTTAATGACCTGAAAGCCATTGAAAGTGTTCTAAGCAATACCTTGCAAAACACAGTTGGTCTGGTAGTTGGTTACATCTTGGCTCAGGCAATAGAAAGAATTGGTGCAGTAAATCATGTCATTAAAGGAAATTAA